A portion of the Harpia harpyja isolate bHarHar1 chromosome 15, bHarHar1 primary haplotype, whole genome shotgun sequence genome contains these proteins:
- the UCN gene encoding urocortin, producing the protein MRRALLTLLLLLARPPPAAARPARPDGSVPAAAAGAEARDSPLWPPLAPPAPEPWRARRDEPPLSIDLTFHLLRHLLLLARAQSQRARADSNRLILDAVGR; encoded by the coding sequence ATGCGGCGGGCGCTGCtcaccctcctgctgctgctcgcccgcccgccgcccgccgccgcccgccccgcgcgccCCGACGGCTCCGtcccggcggccgcggccggggccgagGCTCGGGACAGCCCGCTCTGGCCGCCGCTGGCGCCGCCGGCCCCGGAGCCGTGGCGGGCGCGGCGGGACGAGCCGCCGCTCTCCATCGACCTCACCTTTCACCTCCTGCGGCACCTCCTGCTGCTCGCCCGCGCCCAGAGCCAGCGCGCCCGCGCCGACAGCAACCGCCTCATCCTCGACGCCGTCGGGCGCTGA